The genomic segment AACCGCACGACCGAAACAAAAATTCCCTACAATCTCAGGAAATTAGCCCAGCTCCCAAAATGGGGGGATCCGTCAGCTGCGCTACCTCTTGCGCTCCAGCAGCGGGTGAAGCCTGATCTCATGTCGTCGGCGTCCGCCCGTACCGCCGATATCCTCCACGCGTAACCATCCGTACTCCTCCAGGGTGTGCACGGCTGGCTCAACCTCCTTTTTGTTGCGAAGACACGGCCATCCCCTGCGGTACACGTCACGCATGGTGAACGGAGAACGAAGCTCCCCTGCCTGCAGTCGTTTGCGCAATTCCCACGCTGCGTGTAGCCCTTCCCCAAACGCAACGCAGGAGTACACACGGCGTGCGTGAGCCTCCAGAAGATCGCAGAGTGCGGCGGCACGTTGTGCGTGGCGCAGCTCGACGCCATTACCGTGGCCATCGGAGGTGTCAGCGAGGTGTGACAATAGCGCCAGCGCCGGCATCAGCGACCGGTACTTAGTTAGGTGGGCCTCGACGGCTTCATGTTCGTGATTCGTGCGCAAACGCCGTTCCAGTTCTGAACGCCAGCCGTCAAAAAACTCCTGACCTTCGGGTGCAAAATGCGTGAATGCTAAAGCGTTGTTCGATCCTGAGGTGGCCAGGCATTGTGAGTCCAGGCGGCGGTAGATCGCCAGAGCCTGGTTGCGCGCCGCCGTATCGGGGCGTCGGTCGATGTTTCGCCAGACCGGGGTTCGCGATGGATAGACCAGCAGCTGGAAGCGTTGGACTAGGCCATCGGCGCCGCTCCGTCCGAACACGGCATCACGCAGGTGGCGTGCCAAGGGGCCAGGTTGGATGCCACCTAGCATTGACACGCAGGCCGCCTCCACGTGGACGGTCCCGCGTCCGATGCGGTCATAGGTGTATGAACCGTCACCATTCCACGACTCGAGGTAGAAGGCTCGGTCGTTCTCCCGTCCTGCGCGGTCCAGGTTTCCAAGCCAACCGGAGAGCTCGTCGCGGAAATGCAGCAAACCCCGTTGGTTGTCTCGGAGAAGCACGCCGAGCTTTTCAACGGTCGCGTCGTTTACAATGTAGCGACGCTCGACTGGTTCTGCAGTTGCGGTCTCCTGTTGGTACTGCTTCCTGAGTGCCTCCAGCTCGTCCTGCTTGACGTCCTTCCGCAACCGAGCCTGAAGAGCCCTCTTTCTGCTGTCCGCAACAAGGGCCTGGAACTCGTACTGGAGGGCCTCGCGTTTGTAGGTCTCTC from the Pseudomonadota bacterium genome contains:
- a CDS encoding DUF3987 domain-containing protein, which codes for MMEALRTSDGPLWPPPEELPDVLPDVPDFDDRLLPDALRPWLSDVSDRTQCPPEYLAVGAIVALGAVVGRGCCIRPKKRDDWTVVPNLWGALVGPPSSMKSPALAEALTPLRMLERQARETYKREALQYEFQALVADSRKRALQARLRKDVKQDELEALRKQYQQETATAEPVERRYIVNDATVEKLGVLLRDNQRGLLHFRDELSGWLGNLDRAGRENDRAFYLESWNGDGSYTYDRIGRGTVHVEAACVSMLGGIQPGPLARHLRDAVFGRSGADGLVQRFQLLVYPSRTPVWRNIDRRPDTAARNQALAIYRRLDSQCLATSGSNNALAFTHFAPEGQEFFDGWRSELERRLRTNHEHEAVEAHLTKYRSLMPALALLSHLADTSDGHGNGVELRHAQRAAALCDLLEAHARRVYSCVAFGEGLHAAWELRKRLQAGELRSPFTMRDVYRRGWPCLRNKKEVEPAVHTLEEYGWLRVEDIGGTGGRRRHEIRLHPLLERKR